The following proteins are co-located in the Pyrococcus abyssi GE5 genome:
- a CDS encoding complex I subunit 5 family protein — MELALPLVLFILGMLGGLSKKAFKVSSAFAALASLSIVALVFNLKPVEGKLLGLPVYIDGFSLIFMLILGILGFSASLYSIPYMERHPGKEWVYAVAYNAFLLSMFLILITSNLVWFVFFWELMTLSSFILITWDEKDFDPGIKYYIAMHILTTFPLFISLGVSYSFLGSLDAMTYPNLKSLPSSATLLLYASFLIAFMAKSGIVPFHFWVPSTYKVAPSNISSLLAGAMEKIAVFGLIRIMYTALPTPKSIGYLVALLGAVTLTVGTLYALRESDAKKLLAYHSIGQMGYIWLGIGIGLSLDSPLGALGMFAGIFHALNHSLFKGSLFLSAGSVEYATGETNLDNLGGLAERMKWTGLATLLASLAISGVPPFNGFLSKWLIYTAGYNSGDMVLSFGAVLAVFISAVTLASFIKFYTSQFGGESERYRDVSEVPLSMVVPQLILSSLCLIIGIFPALVVPLINEPIGAPISTSLYLNFDSTAFSPLIFGLLIVTLAFGTYIGLEPRGEEAEPWDCGASFIERDEYRVRAHHYYLKYEEKVGNFYAFGDWAYSVGASLVNAIVRFYVWIAKYFVKIVDTPYTKVRGVSDLRKHKVMYIDEELFLPFIRFLMVARNVLKCPSFDTLMTISLVLLLILLIFAGWGI, encoded by the coding sequence ATGGAGCTAGCTCTACCCTTAGTACTCTTCATCTTGGGTATGCTGGGTGGCCTTTCAAAGAAAGCATTTAAGGTTTCAAGCGCGTTCGCAGCGTTGGCTTCCCTCTCAATTGTGGCCCTCGTATTTAACCTCAAACCAGTTGAAGGGAAACTCCTGGGGTTGCCGGTTTACATAGATGGGTTCTCCCTAATATTCATGCTCATTCTAGGTATCCTGGGATTCTCAGCTTCGCTGTACTCTATACCCTACATGGAACGCCACCCAGGAAAAGAATGGGTCTACGCTGTAGCGTACAACGCTTTCCTGCTATCGATGTTCCTGATCTTGATAACCTCGAATTTAGTTTGGTTCGTGTTCTTCTGGGAGCTCATGACCCTTAGCTCTTTCATCTTGATAACCTGGGATGAGAAAGATTTCGATCCTGGAATTAAGTACTACATAGCCATGCATATCCTAACGACGTTTCCCCTCTTCATTTCCCTAGGGGTTAGCTACTCCTTCCTGGGCTCCCTGGATGCAATGACGTACCCTAACTTAAAATCACTACCTTCTTCGGCAACGCTCCTACTCTACGCAAGTTTTCTGATAGCGTTTATGGCTAAATCTGGAATAGTGCCATTCCACTTCTGGGTTCCAAGTACATATAAAGTAGCTCCAAGCAATATATCCTCGCTATTAGCTGGGGCTATGGAAAAGATTGCCGTTTTTGGCTTAATTAGGATAATGTACACAGCCCTACCAACTCCCAAGTCGATAGGTTATCTAGTTGCCCTGCTGGGAGCGGTGACTTTAACGGTCGGAACCTTGTACGCCCTCAGGGAGAGCGATGCTAAGAAGCTTCTGGCTTACCACAGCATCGGTCAGATGGGTTACATATGGCTTGGCATTGGGATAGGACTTTCCCTGGATTCTCCCCTGGGAGCTTTGGGAATGTTCGCGGGGATCTTCCATGCTCTAAATCACTCCCTCTTCAAGGGATCTCTCTTCCTCTCTGCAGGTTCCGTCGAATACGCAACAGGAGAGACGAACCTCGACAACTTGGGAGGGCTTGCTGAGAGGATGAAGTGGACGGGCTTGGCAACCCTCTTAGCTTCCCTGGCGATCTCTGGGGTTCCTCCCTTCAATGGATTCCTTTCAAAGTGGCTAATCTACACTGCAGGTTACAACTCTGGAGACATGGTTTTATCCTTTGGGGCGGTTCTAGCTGTATTCATAAGCGCGGTAACACTAGCGTCGTTCATCAAATTCTACACATCACAATTCGGCGGTGAGAGCGAGAGGTACAGGGATGTAAGTGAGGTTCCCCTCTCAATGGTCGTTCCTCAGTTAATACTTTCCTCGCTTTGCCTAATAATAGGGATCTTCCCAGCTTTAGTTGTGCCCCTAATAAACGAACCCATAGGGGCGCCTATATCTACCTCGCTCTACTTAAACTTTGATTCAACCGCGTTCTCCCCATTAATCTTCGGGCTGCTAATTGTAACCCTAGCTTTCGGAACGTACATTGGACTTGAGCCGAGGGGTGAAGAAGCGGAACCCTGGGATTGTGGGGCATCCTTCATTGAGAGGGACGAGTACAGGGTTAGGGCCCACCACTACTACCTAAAGTACGAGGAGAAGGTAGGAAATTTCTACGCTTTCGGTGATTGGGCTTATTCAGTTGGGGCATCCTTAGTCAACGCGATCGTGAGGTTCTACGTTTGGATAGCTAAGTACTTCGTTAAGATCGTGGACACCCCGTACACTAAGGTAAGGGGAGTTAGCGACCTCAGAAAGCACAAGGTTATGTACATCGACGAGGAGCTCTTCCTTCCCTTCATAAGGTTCCTCATGGTAGCGCGGAACGTTCTGAAGTGCCCAAGCTTCGACACCCTAATGACGATCTCCCTCGTTCTGTTGCTCATCTTACTAATCTTCGCGGGGTGGGGGATATGA
- a CDS encoding hydrogenase 4 subunit D: protein MTPELFLLSSLIPIIVGIVMFKLDGKVADWLMVLTSLSSLLLVSFGMLEFLSEGSYHVTYLRTPTLGEVYGIIVDPMSVLIGFVVALAGFLFLLYSIDYMSPRNSTHPVHKDKGRFYAWMLIFLGSTLGFIYSSTLLQLLVFFELMSLACWGVVSYYGTESAVRAAYKAFIIPNFGAVVGLYTALSISITKLHDLSLYSLQGLDAHLKLVLFLGVMIAAFTKSAQFPFYSWLPDAMEAPTPASAFLHGAAMIEMGVYLLARIIQFMSPIPQEAFYVMLTLLAITQVLAIIYYPLQRDAKRLLAYSTISEAGIMYVGLLYALLGNAEGIQASMFQLFNHAFVKGLAFLSAGTFAYSFGTLDMEKIRGIRWSMPVVAVGWFLALLGLAGAPPFGIFFSKAYIVMSSKLASQGFIAWIPVLLVLIDATVFFIVSVLWLKTMLFGEPTEKREEITPLMKAVLLALIILSVVAPLISYRFVTGIGFVR, encoded by the coding sequence ATGACTCCAGAGCTTTTCCTTCTTTCATCTTTGATCCCGATAATCGTGGGTATCGTGATGTTCAAGCTGGATGGGAAGGTTGCAGATTGGTTAATGGTTCTAACCTCGCTATCATCCCTCCTCCTCGTTTCCTTTGGAATGTTGGAGTTCCTTAGCGAAGGGAGTTACCACGTTACCTACCTTAGAACCCCAACCCTCGGAGAGGTCTACGGGATTATAGTTGACCCGATGAGCGTTTTAATAGGCTTCGTTGTCGCTCTAGCTGGTTTCCTGTTCCTCCTGTACAGCATTGACTACATGTCCCCAAGGAATTCTACACACCCAGTTCATAAGGACAAGGGGAGGTTTTACGCCTGGATGCTCATATTCCTGGGTTCCACCCTCGGTTTTATATACTCCTCAACCCTTCTCCAGCTCCTGGTATTCTTTGAGCTCATGAGTCTAGCCTGTTGGGGAGTCGTGAGTTATTACGGAACCGAGAGTGCTGTAAGAGCAGCTTACAAGGCTTTCATAATTCCAAACTTCGGTGCCGTTGTTGGTTTATACACGGCCCTCTCGATTTCCATTACGAAGCTTCACGACCTTAGCTTATATTCCCTTCAAGGTTTGGATGCCCACCTAAAGCTGGTACTCTTCTTAGGCGTCATGATAGCCGCTTTCACAAAGAGCGCCCAATTTCCATTCTACTCCTGGCTCCCAGATGCCATGGAAGCCCCAACCCCTGCTTCAGCGTTCCTCCACGGAGCGGCGATGATAGAGATGGGGGTCTACCTCTTAGCTAGGATAATTCAGTTCATGTCTCCCATACCCCAGGAAGCGTTTTACGTGATGCTAACGCTACTTGCGATAACCCAAGTCTTGGCGATAATCTACTATCCACTCCAGAGGGACGCTAAGAGACTCTTAGCTTACTCTACAATATCAGAGGCTGGAATCATGTACGTGGGTTTGCTCTACGCCCTTCTTGGAAACGCTGAGGGTATTCAAGCTTCCATGTTCCAGCTTTTCAATCACGCTTTCGTTAAGGGATTGGCATTCCTCTCCGCAGGAACCTTTGCGTATTCCTTTGGTACATTGGATATGGAGAAGATTAGGGGAATAAGGTGGAGCATGCCAGTTGTTGCGGTTGGATGGTTCTTGGCTTTACTCGGCTTGGCTGGAGCTCCCCCGTTTGGGATATTCTTTAGCAAAGCCTACATAGTCATGAGCTCCAAGCTTGCATCCCAGGGATTCATAGCGTGGATTCCGGTGTTGCTAGTTCTGATAGACGCTACGGTCTTCTTCATAGTCTCAGTGCTTTGGCTCAAGACGATGCTCTTTGGAGAACCAACGGAGAAGAGGGAGGAAATAACTCCACTAATGAAGGCAGTCCTCTTGGCCCTTATAATCTTGAGCGTGGTTGCTCCGTTGATTAGTTACCGCTTCGTAACGGGCATAGGGTTCGTGAGGTGA
- a CDS encoding hydrogenase large subunit: protein MECKACEKGKCRNANLEEVLSEREGLLEFYEEFKEHIHECKRMSYGQYMFVIDKEVLPKAVLWWHNHPKFKETHLSTAVGTDETPLNGKFAYMPFLSVQVEPFNMDRNYWVFLKAYLDPENPEFPSVAAELPAALWIEREVQDLLGFKAINHPDPRRLVLPEDWPDGVYPLRKCMDYRYSPMAEPKIELKKPPEGTSTVPMGPLHMGIEEPAHFKLFVKGEEIVDVDYRGFYSHRGIEKIGEGRLTYNQVLFLAERICGICGYQHSVSYAMAIERLADVEIPDRARYIRTLLLELERIHNHLLWVGIAAHLVGYDTGFMHAWRIREPVMWLMERLTGNRKQYGMNIVGGVRRDILDYRKEEILRVVREIREEVKRFLEVVLNTNTFIKRAEGVGILPYKVAKEFSVLGPTARASGRKIDARLDQATKTATAYNELDWKVPVYKEGDVLARVLVRMDELFESIWIVEQVIDQMPGGDVMVPVGRLPEYEEALGFTEAHRGEVVHYVMTGEKNKVYRWKVRAPTYNNLPAVPEMLKGYHVADAPLIIASIDPCYSCTERVQIVDVRSGKVKVLTESEFNELSIKRSKEMV, encoded by the coding sequence ATGGAGTGTAAAGCGTGTGAAAAGGGGAAGTGTAGGAACGCTAACCTTGAGGAAGTGCTCTCCGAGAGGGAGGGATTGCTAGAATTTTACGAGGAATTCAAGGAGCACATCCACGAGTGCAAGAGGATGAGTTATGGCCAGTACATGTTCGTAATCGACAAGGAAGTCCTCCCCAAGGCCGTTCTATGGTGGCACAACCATCCTAAGTTCAAGGAAACCCACCTCTCCACAGCTGTCGGAACGGATGAGACCCCGTTAAATGGGAAATTTGCTTACATGCCCTTCCTCAGCGTTCAGGTTGAGCCATTTAACATGGATAGGAATTACTGGGTATTCCTGAAGGCTTACTTGGATCCAGAGAACCCCGAGTTTCCATCCGTCGCCGCTGAACTACCTGCGGCCCTTTGGATAGAGAGGGAAGTTCAAGATCTCCTGGGATTTAAAGCAATAAACCATCCAGACCCCAGGAGGCTAGTCCTCCCCGAGGACTGGCCCGATGGAGTTTATCCACTTAGGAAGTGCATGGACTACAGATACTCCCCAATGGCCGAGCCAAAGATAGAGCTCAAGAAGCCACCAGAAGGAACATCCACGGTCCCAATGGGTCCGCTTCACATGGGTATAGAGGAACCGGCCCACTTCAAGCTCTTCGTAAAGGGCGAGGAAATAGTTGACGTTGACTATCGCGGTTTCTACTCCCATAGGGGGATAGAGAAGATAGGGGAGGGAAGATTAACCTATAATCAAGTCCTCTTCCTCGCGGAAAGGATATGCGGAATCTGCGGTTATCAGCACTCCGTTTCTTATGCGATGGCCATTGAGCGGTTGGCGGATGTAGAAATACCTGATAGGGCCAGATACATAAGAACCCTGCTCCTCGAGCTGGAGAGGATACACAACCACCTCCTCTGGGTTGGTATAGCTGCACACCTTGTAGGTTACGATACGGGCTTCATGCATGCGTGGCGTATCAGGGAACCCGTCATGTGGCTCATGGAGCGCTTGACCGGGAACAGGAAGCAGTACGGGATGAACATAGTTGGTGGCGTTAGGAGGGACATACTCGACTACAGGAAGGAAGAGATCCTAAGGGTGGTAAGGGAGATAAGGGAGGAAGTTAAGAGATTCCTTGAAGTAGTTCTCAACACGAACACCTTCATAAAGAGGGCCGAAGGGGTTGGAATTCTTCCCTATAAAGTAGCTAAGGAATTCTCGGTTCTTGGACCTACAGCTAGAGCTAGCGGTAGGAAGATAGACGCAAGGCTGGATCAAGCCACCAAGACTGCAACGGCCTACAACGAGCTGGACTGGAAGGTTCCAGTTTACAAGGAAGGCGACGTTCTAGCTAGGGTTCTCGTTAGGATGGACGAGCTGTTCGAGAGTATATGGATAGTCGAGCAGGTTATAGACCAAATGCCGGGCGGGGACGTAATGGTGCCGGTGGGTAGATTGCCAGAGTACGAGGAAGCCCTAGGCTTCACTGAGGCCCACAGGGGAGAGGTCGTCCACTACGTAATGACGGGAGAGAAGAACAAGGTTTACCGCTGGAAGGTTAGGGCCCCAACATACAACAACCTCCCCGCAGTTCCTGAGATGCTCAAGGGATATCACGTTGCGGACGCTCCGCTGATAATCGCTAGCATAGATCCATGTTATTCCTGCACCGAGAGGGTTCAGATAGTGGACGTGAGAAGTGGAAAGGTAAAGGTTCTAACGGAATCGGAGTTCAACGAGCTCTCAATAAAGAGAAGCAAGGAGATGGTTTGA
- a CDS encoding respiratory chain complex I subunit 1 family protein — translation MIAFTILALGIVLFLPPYLDGIARKVKARIQHRRGPPLMQTWYDLVKLLSIPSVIPTRNWLFKLYPYLAFASAIVAALLLPYGGVIPLKLGYNLIVFFYAILMVSVFLMLAGFSVQNAFSHLGSAREMMLILTVEPLLAIVYGILAYNAGSLDIGEIISNLHLTPSLIVAYAILAYSMYVESGFVPFDVAEAETEVIGGPLAEYSGRLLGIFYYAIHIKRFALLWFFVSLVVLPLVPITTQAKALLALLLQLLLTLALYPVIASLEATNARLRIDQVAKVNVRLFFASIIVFAMSFLGW, via the coding sequence ATGATAGCCTTCACGATCTTGGCCCTTGGAATAGTCCTATTCCTTCCACCGTACCTCGACGGGATTGCGAGGAAGGTTAAGGCCAGGATACAGCACAGAAGGGGGCCACCTTTAATGCAAACCTGGTACGACTTGGTGAAGCTGTTATCCATTCCATCGGTGATCCCAACTAGGAATTGGCTCTTCAAGCTTTACCCATACTTGGCATTTGCATCGGCAATAGTTGCGGCCTTACTGTTACCTTACGGTGGCGTGATTCCCCTTAAGCTGGGTTACAACCTCATAGTCTTCTTCTACGCAATTCTCATGGTTAGCGTTTTCTTGATGCTAGCGGGCTTCAGCGTTCAGAACGCTTTCTCGCACTTAGGGTCGGCGAGGGAGATGATGCTAATATTAACCGTAGAACCCCTCTTAGCTATCGTCTATGGAATCCTGGCTTACAATGCTGGAAGCCTGGACATAGGTGAAATCATCTCTAACCTGCACTTAACGCCTTCGTTGATTGTAGCTTACGCAATTCTGGCTTATTCAATGTACGTCGAGAGTGGCTTCGTACCTTTCGACGTTGCCGAGGCTGAAACTGAAGTAATTGGAGGGCCCCTGGCAGAGTACAGCGGTAGACTGCTAGGGATTTTCTACTACGCAATCCACATCAAACGCTTCGCCCTGCTATGGTTCTTTGTAAGCTTAGTCGTGCTACCCCTAGTTCCCATAACAACCCAAGCTAAAGCGCTACTCGCCCTCCTACTCCAGTTACTTCTAACCCTGGCCTTATATCCAGTAATAGCATCACTTGAAGCTACAAATGCCCGCCTGAGGATTGACCAAGTGGCTAAGGTTAACGTGAGGCTGTTCTTCGCTTCCATCATCGTGTTCGCGATGTCATTCTTGGGGTGGTGA
- a CDS encoding 4Fe-4S dicluster domain-containing protein, with amino-acid sequence MSKKIFLDYRRCIACKACEVACEMEHGEARIRVFEFPDLTSIPFNCRHCERAPCLEVCPTGALYRDCDNAVAFDPLKCIGCLMCAVACPFGVPKLDEANKIMDKCDLCADRRAQGKLPACVSACPTDALKYGDINEILWKREGRVVLNLKEARDKSVGKLAYLL; translated from the coding sequence ATGAGCAAGAAGATATTCCTCGACTATAGGAGGTGCATCGCTTGTAAAGCTTGTGAGGTAGCCTGCGAGATGGAGCACGGTGAAGCCAGGATAAGGGTTTTCGAGTTCCCCGATTTAACGAGCATCCCCTTCAACTGTCGTCACTGCGAGAGAGCACCTTGCCTAGAGGTGTGTCCAACCGGAGCCCTATACAGAGATTGTGATAACGCTGTGGCCTTCGACCCCCTAAAGTGCATTGGCTGTTTAATGTGTGCAGTTGCCTGTCCCTTCGGAGTTCCAAAGCTCGATGAGGCCAATAAGATAATGGACAAGTGCGACCTCTGCGCCGATAGAAGAGCTCAAGGCAAGCTTCCAGCATGTGTCTCAGCCTGTCCCACCGATGCGTTGAAGTACGGGGACATAAACGAGATACTCTGGAAGAGGGAAGGTAGGGTAGTGCTGAACCTAAAGGAAGCCAGGGATAAGAGTGTAGGTAAGCTAGCTTACCTCCTCTGA